DNA from Pseudoalteromonas sp. MEBiC 03607:
GCATATAATGCCTACTTTATTGTGCATCATGATTGCTAGAACTTATAAGTGAAGCCCACGAAAAATGTTTGTTGGTTAGACATGCCCTCGCGTTTATTCGGTGTTTCCTACATAAAATTTTGTATCTTTATCTATAAAGACATCAGCCCCGAAACCATAGAAATCATCAAACAAACTTTTTCAGCACCATTTCATAGCTTTTCGTTAGTGATCATTTAGCCAAAGGCTTCTGTAACTCGAACTTCTAACATCGATAAATAATGGCTCTGCATTGGTGTTACAATTTAGTCAAAATCTCATCGTGCCTGAGATTCTCATTTTGAGTGGCACTCGCCACATTCACACTTGCTTTGCTGAATAGACTGGCGTAACTTAACACTGGTACGATGAGTCTATAAGAATAAAAAGGTCAAACGTGACGATTAAACAAGAATCGGTGTTTATTAAACTAGCCGAAAGCCAAACCTTACATTTACGCCGTATCAGTAAGACTGATACGAAAGGCCCTGCGGTGTTTTTTATGCATGGTGCCGTTGAAAATGGCAAAATTTTTTACACCCACAGCAATAAAGGCTTGGCGCCATTTTTAGCTGAGCATGGTTATGTTTGCTATGTAGCTGATTTGCGCGGTCGTGGTGAGAGTAAGCCTGCGATTTCAAAGCATGCAAAGTATGGTCAGACCGAGGCTATTTTAGAAGATATTCCTGCATTTCTAGATAAAATTAAACAGCTTGAAGGCGAGCCTGCCCGTTATTGGGTTGCTCACTCATGGGGCGGGGTGTTGATGAACAGTGTGTTTGCCCGTTTTCCTGAGTTGATTAATGATGTGAAAGCCTGCGGCTACTTTGGTTCTAAACGGTCTTTGTATAATCATCATCCGAGTAAGTATATTCAAGGTAATTTAATTTGGTATGGCTTGGCACCCTTAATTGCCCGTAAGCATGGCTTTGTGCCGGCTAAAAAGCTGAAGTGGGGCAGTGATGATGAAACCCGTAAATCGCATTACCAAAGCATGCAATGGGCTAAACGTAAACCTTGGGTCGACACCGATGATGGCTTTGATTATGCCAAAGCATTAGCCGATAAAGCGCTACCACCTATCATGCACGTTGCGGGTATCAAAGATAAAGCACTATGTCAGCCAATTGATATTGCAAAGTTTATGGAAGAGTCGGGCACAGGCAAGCAAACCATGACCATTTATGGCCGTAAGTTTGGCCATAAGGTCGATTATGATCACATTAATATGCTTACTCACCCACAGGCGCGTTTTGATCAGTTTGTTGATCTGCTGAACTGGTTTGAGGCTCATTCATAAGTGTGTGCATAGCGCTCTCGTAGCGTTTATATTTATCAATTGCTTTGTCGTTAAGCGGCTGTCTTACAGCCGTTTTACTGAGCGTTGCCACTGGCTTTTTCGATTTATAAAAAGTTAAAAATTGCTTGTTATACTCAATGTTTAAGAATTTACACAATGCTGTTAATGTTTGTTCGCTTTCTCTCACTAGTTCCTCATAGCTTAAATCAAAAATAGCTTCTGGCATTACGTTGTGCCAATGTGCCATTAACTGCTGATATAAATCACAGTATTGTTTAAACTCGGGTAGAGAACAAAAGTAGGGCTCATTTTCTGCGAAGTAGTTGCTAAACACCGACCAAGCAATGGCATTGTAATCCCGTTGCATATTGATGAATTTAGCGTTTGGAAACAATAAATAAATTAGCCCAAGTGATTGATAGTTTGAAGGTAGTTTATTGATCATAAAGGGGCGCACCACTGGTGCTTGCTTTAAGCGTTCAATATAAATATTCCGGGCTGTGTTGATAAGCCCTTGATCTAATTCAGCTAAGCAATCAGGGTAGGGGCGCTGAGTTTTTTGTTCAATATAAGCAACAACCTGATTACTGATACTGGCATCTTCTCCGAGGCTCGCAAAGTCACTATGACTTGTTAGCATTTGCTCTATGAGTGTAGAGCCGCTGCGTGGCATACCAATTATGAATATTGGTGTAACTGTCCCTTTAAAAGTTTTATCGCGTGAGGCAATTAATTGGGCGTGACTTTGTTCAATAACACGTTGATAAAATGGAACTAGCTCAGCGGTTTTAAATTGCGTCAATTTAGACTGAAACTTATTTGCAAGCTTGTAATAATCAAACGCCTGTTGTGTATCACCAAGTACATCGTAACTCTTGCCGAGGGCGTAGTAACAGACCATTTTTAAGCGGACGTTATCGGTTAGCGTTAAGAAGTGGTGGAGTTCGTTTATATAGTTTTGTTCGTTGTTAAACCGAGCAAACTGTACCAACTCAAATAAAATATAAGCTTTTACAGGGTAGTTACCCATAGTTAGCGCATGTTTTAAGATGTTATAGGCTTTATCGAGTTCGCCATAAGTCAAATAGTGTTGGGCTAAGTAATAATGTGGTTCAGGGTTATGGCTGGCAATTGATTTTGCGTATTCAAGTACAGTTACTGCATCTTGCGGTGAGTGAACGCCATTAAAAGCATCCGCTAAGGCATGCAGTGGCTCGAGCATGTGCGGCAGTCGCTCGCAAGCTCGCTGTAATAGATATACTGCCGCATCATAGCGTTCTAGGCGCAGAGCGATTCGCCCTAAACCAAATAATGCTTGGCCATTTTCGGGTTCAGCATCAAGAATCGTTTTAAAATGAAACTCTGCTTCTTTTAGTTTGTTTTCAGCAAGTAGTTGATTCGCTTTTTCTAACAGCATAATGATGGGGCGATGTTGATTATTTTTATTTACTATAAAACGAAAAAGGCGAAATGTCTTTCGCCTTGATTAACTATAAATATCCAGAAAAGTCTGGGGTATAGACTCTCTAGGTTGATCTCTCAACCTAGAAAGCACCTCTATTTAGAAAGTATATGTAGCTTTCACGTAATAGAAGCCACCGTTAATACCATATGGTGAAGTCTCGTAGTATTTACCACCCCAGTTGTTATTAGGGATGCCAGTACGGTCGAAGAAATCAAGCTTTTCTGCTTCTTGGTCGAATAAGTTTGTCGCACCAACTGACAAGCTAATTTCTTCAGTTAGGAAGTAAGTAACTTCTGCATCAATTGTTACTGCTGCATCAGCTGTTTTAGCTGTTGCATCGTAATCTACGTGAACGCCTTGGTATTCGCCATAGTAGTTAACACGTGTAAATGCAGAGAAGTTCTCCCACTGTTGTGCCCAGCTAAGCGTTGCACGGTGATTTGGTAAGTCATTTTCTAAACGGCTTACTTTAAATTCACCTGTAATTGGGCTCGACTTAGTTACTTCAGTGTCGTTCCAGTTATACGCTAAGCTGAATGTTGAACTACCACCTAATAATTCAGTTGAATAGTTTGCAACAGCGTCAACACCTTGTGTTGTTGTATCAAAGTCATTTGTGAAGAAGCTTACTTGCGCTAAGTTTTGTACGTTTGGTACACCAGCCGCTTCAAGCGTGTCTTTGTCTGCTTGGCTCAACTCAATTTTGTCTGATTGACTGATACGATCATCAACTTGGATGTTGTAGTAATCAATAGTGAAGAATAAGTCGCCAATTGTCCATACAGCACCAAAAGTGTAGCTTTGCGATTCTTCAGGTTGAAGTTCTGTACCACCTAATTGCACAGCAATTGGGTTTGTTGGTGGTAATAGTGCTGAGTCAACTAGAACACCGCTGCTTAAGTTAGTTTGTACGTTACTTACGTTAGCTTGACCAACTGTAGGAGCACGGAAACCAGTACTGATTGAACCACGAATATTCAGGTCTTCAGTTAAGTGGTATTGAGCAGTTAACTTATAGTTAGTTGTTGAACCGAATGTATCGTAATCTTCATAACGTAGCGCTAAGCCCATTAGGAAGTCGTCAGTGAATGGTGCTTCAACATCAACGTACGCTGCATAGTTACGACGTGTATATTCGCCTGCATCAGATGGTTTGAAACCAGGGAAACCATTTGAACCGATACCAAAACCTTGCTCTGTTAGTGGGCCCGCAGTAAATGAAGCTACGTCGCCAGATACAACTGTAAACGTTTCTTCGTGCCATTCAAGACCACCTGCAACGTTAACGTCATACGCTAAACCAAAGTCAAAACCTTTTGATAAATCAGCGTTAAAGTTTTTCTCTAATTGTGAGTACTTACCAGGGCTAAAGTCACGCGGGCTGTCTGGGCCTAATGACGCATTGATTGTGTCGTAGATGAAGTAACGAGATTCGTTGTAACCTACTGTACCGCTTAAGTCATAGTAAGCACCTTCAAGGAAACCAGAAGTGATTTCACCTTTAGTACCAATTGTTAATGCCGTATCTGTGATGTTACCACCGAAGTTAGGTGTAAAACCGCCCGGAAGCATTTCGTTAAATGCAAAACAGTCTGGGTTGTTAGCAACTAGATCGATGTATCTTTGGTTATCTAAAACGTTATCATCAATCATGATATCGGTAGGACAGTTACCGCTCATATCGCCAGTTAAATCACCAACAAGTAGTGTTTCACCGCCATCATTTGAATAAACACCCGGACGAGTATGTGGGTTACGATAGTAGAAACCACCACGTACATCACGCTCAGAGTAGTTACCAAACATATAGAATTGCGCTGTGTTGCTTATATCTAAACCGATGTTACCGAAGATCGAGATATCGTCATCTACCTCAGGTGCACCCCAAACTTGCGCAAGAGAAGATACTTCTGGTACACCCGCTGCGTTAAGTGCAGCAGCATCTGGGCGTTGAACTGAACGGCTTGTCGCGTCAGCTGTTTTATATTGGAAGCTTAAGTTAGCAAAGCCGCTATCGGTAAATGGTAAGCCCACGTTACCTGAAATTTGCGTTGTATCGCCATCGCCTTCATAGTATTCGCCTTGACGAATTTCGAAAGAGCCACCTTCTGAGGCATCTTTTAATACAAAGTTCATTACACCGGCGATTGCATCAGAACCGTATTGAGCTGCTGCACCATCACGAAGTACTTCAACTTGCTTTAAGGCAATGCTTGGAATAACTGAGATATCGGCACCCTGAGCACCATCATTGATACCACCACCTAAGAAAGCGATTACTGATGCACGGTGACGGCGTTTACCGTTAACAAGCACTAGTGTACTGTCAGAAGGAAGACCACGTAAGTTTGCTGGACGAACAAGTGATGCAGCATCACTGATTGGGTTTTGGTGAACGTTAAAAGATGGTACAGAGCCTTTTAGTAGCTCAAGCATATCGGTGTTACCACCTTTGTCTAGCTCTTCACCACCGATGATATCGATTGGTACCGGTGAGTCACCGATTGAGCGAGGTGCAGAGCGGGTACCAACTACCGCAATCTTCTCTACATTTTTATTAACCTTTGTTTCTTCAGTTGCTTCTTCTGCCGCAATTACAGATCCAGATACAAACAGACCTGCAGTTGTTGTTGCTAAAGCAAATTTAATTGCTTGTTGCAGCGCGCTATTTTTGAATTTCATTCTGACTTCCCCAGTTAGAATAGTTATGATTAGGTCACCAACTCTAAATTGGTGTAAATAACTTATACAGACTGTGAAAATAATTTGCAAATTGTTAATTTAATGTTGTTTTGCTTGTGTTGGTTATTCTGGTGTTCACTTTATTTGGATTATGTGTATGAATTTTAAGGGGATAATTTATTCTTTACGATTTATTTTTTTGTGAAAATTTATATAAAATATCTAAAAAAATTTTAAAAACAGAAAGTTTTGAGTGAAATGTAGGCAAAAAAGGAATTGGAACGGTCTATTTTGTTTGTTGCTTATCGTTCAGTAGTTGCCACTGTTGAAGCTTTTCTTTGTATTCATCCCACACGCATGGGCAACAGCTACCACCACCGCAACATTCATCAGAAGCAGGCTTTGTTGGTTTTTGCTCGTCCTTTAGTTGTTTTTGGTCCATTTGAATTAATGAAAAATAATTAATAATAGAGTGCTAAGGATAAGTCAAAAACTAATATAAGTAAATTATGCTTTGTGAACTTCGTATGCTGTGTGAAAATACCTAAATGCGATTATACAAAGTTATTCATAGGGCTCCGTTCAGAGTAGCCAAAATTACCAAAAAGCGTCAAACATTACGTTTTAAGCGCGCTATGGTAGCACTTAAAATCGCGCTTGCTCAAGAAAAGCAAGAAACCAAAGAAATGCTTCATATATATAGGCGGTACACTCAAGGCCTAGCTAGTAAAGAAGAGTTACATACTGCTAATGAACAATTCTTAGATATCTTGAAAGGCTTAGGTTTGGGTGTATTTGCTGTATTGCCATTTGCACCCATTACCATCCCCCTTGTTGTTAAGTTAGGGCAGTGGGTTGGTGTTGATGTATTACCAAGTTCATTCAATATTAATAAGTCACTTAAAGAGCTAGACCAACAAGTCGAAAAAGAAGAAAAAGAGAAGCAAAACAAACACTGATTTGGGTTTGGCAATCTGATTTTGCCTATACCTTTTGTACCAAGATATTGGTATGCTTAGTTATCTTTTCTTTATAACGAGTCGTTTAATGAGTGCATTAATTCGCCATTCTTCAACGGGTATTCCCCTTTCTTTTATTGCAAAAGCAAATCTTACCGATTGGTTAACTGAGCAACCACAATCACTTCAAAACTGGTTATCAAACTGTGATTTTAAAAATAAAGGCATTGCCCTTATTGCTGATAGTGAGTCGGGTTCATTGGAGCATGTTTATTGCTTAGTCAATGATCTTAATGACTTTTGGTTAGCAGGCGACCTATCTACGAAGCTTCCTGCAGGTTGCTATCAAATCCAGGGTGATGACACTTTCGTTGAGCAAGTTGCACTTGGTTTTGTGTTAGGTGGGTACGAGTTTAGTGAATATAAAGAAAAAGCTTCACCGCGAGCGCAGCTTGCTATTGCTGATGAGAGCCTAGTTAAGCGTTTAACTGAGCATGCCAGCGCAATTAATTTAGTGCGTGATTTAGTCAATACACCTGCTGCAGATATGATGCCACAACATTTATCACAAGTGATGGCTGATTTAGCTGACACCTTTGATGGTGAGTTCAGCGAATGGGTGGGTGATGAATTATTAGAGCAAAATTACCCAACGATTCACATGGTTGGTCGTGCTTCGGAAAACAAACCGCGTTTACTTGATTTACGTTGGGGTGCAAAAGATGCTCCGCAGATTACCTTAGTTGGTAAGGGTGTTTGCTTTGATTCTGGCGGTTTAGATTTAAAACCAAGTTCTGGCATGCGTAACATGAAAAAAGACATGGGCGGTGCCGCGCATGTTATTGGCCTTGCACAGTTAATTATGGCTGCCAACTTACCAATTCGCTTACGTGTATTGGTACCTGCGGTTGAAAATGCGGTTTCTAGAAATGCATTTAGACCAGGTGATGTGATCAAAACACGTAAAGGGATCACTGTTGAAATTGATAACACCGATGCCGAAGGCCGTTTAGTTCTGTGTGATGCACTTGCTGAAGCACAAAACGATAATCCAGATCTAATCGTAGACTTTGCAACCCTAACAGGCGCTTGTAGAGTAGCATTAGGTACTGAATTACCAGGCTTTTTCGCCAATAATCGTGATGTTGCGAACAAATTAATAGATGCAGGCGAAAGCTGTCATGACCCTGTTTGGCAACTTCCTTTATTTGATCAATACAAAGCATTATTAAAAAGTGATGTAGCAGATATCGCCAATTGTGCTTCAACGCCATTTGGTGGTGCAATCACTGCCGCGCTTTACTTAAAAGAGTTTATCGAACCAAGCACGCCTTGGGTTCACTTTGATGTGATGGCTTGGAACGTCCGCTCATTGCCGGGTCGTCCTGCAGGCGGTGAAGCATTGGGCATTCGTGCCGTGTTTAATTATCTACAAGATCGTTTTCAATAATTTAGAGTTGATATAGCTCTAACGGTAAATCATCGGGATCGGCAAAAAATGTAAATTGCTTCCCGGTGATTTCATCTACTCTTATTTCTTCTACGCTAATACCCTGTGTTTCTAAATAGTGTTTTGATTTTGCAATATCGGCAACTTTAAACGCTAAATGGCGAAGCCCTTGAGCTTCTGGGTAGCTTGGTCTTTGTGGCGCGCCAGGAAACGAAAACAACTCTAATTGGCTGCCATCAGGAAGCGCTAAATCTAATTTATACGAGTCACGTTCAGCGCGGTATAGTTCGTGAATAATCGGCAGTTTTAAAACTTCACTATAGAAGTGCTTTGACTTTTCATAGTTGCTACAGATGATTGCAGCGTGATGTATGCCTAATAATTCCATGGTCTAATCCTTTTATGCTCATAAAAAAACGCGGACTAAGCCGCGCTTTTCTATTAATGAGTGTAGGGTATTACTCTGCCGCTTTACATGCCGCAACAGCTGGCGCAACAAGTTCAAGACCTGTTTTATCACACTCAGGTAGAGCAGCATCAGATACCGCAATTGGTGTAACGCGTTCGCCCCATTTAATATAACTTGCAGCCCAAGTTAAACCAGCACCAAAGGCTGCTGACATAATGTTTGAGTTAGGCTTGATGAGGCCTTGCTCAACAGCTTCACAAATTGCAATTGCAATTGTCGCTGCAGAGGTATTACCGTAATCGGCAATGTTCACCATGACTTTGTCGTCAGCTACTTTTAAGCGTTGCTGAATGGCTTGGATGATACGTAAATTAGCTTGGTGAGGAACTAATACATCAATATCATCAAGTTGCAATTGCGCTTGGTTTAGCACGTCATCACAGGCTTCACTCATGCCTTTAACTGCACGTTTGAAGATTTCGCGACCTTCGAATAATAAGTTTGACGGACCAATTGGCTCATATTTATTTAAATCGCTACCAAAGTTCTCAATATGCAGGATATCGCGGTCTTCACTATCACAGCCTGTTTTAGTCGCAAGTAAGCCTGATGGCGTATCTGAGGCTTCTAACACAACGGCACCCGCACCATCACCAAACAGTACAGCACTGTCTCGACGTGACCAGTTGACATACCAAGTCA
Protein-coding regions in this window:
- a CDS encoding VOC family protein, whose product is MELLGIHHAAIICSNYEKSKHFYSEVLKLPIIHELYRAERDSYKLDLALPDGSQLELFSFPGAPQRPSYPEAQGLRHLAFKVADIAKSKHYLETQGISVEEIRVDEITGKQFTFFADPDDLPLELYQL
- a CDS encoding ketoacyl-ACP synthase III, producing MSYAQITGWGKCIPPASISNDEISNIVDTNDEWITTRTGIKSRRVSHVSTAELATVAAKHALACAGVDGKDIDLVLLATCTPSTMVANTASLVQKNIGAVGAAAMDTNAACSGFLYALQAATAQIRAGMIKKAVVIAAERMTWYVNWSRRDSAVLFGDGAGAVVLEASDTPSGLLATKTGCDSEDRDILHIENFGSDLNKYEPIGPSNLLFEGREIFKRAVKGMSEACDDVLNQAQLQLDDIDVLVPHQANLRIIQAIQQRLKVADDKVMVNIADYGNTSAATIAIAICEAVEQGLIKPNSNIMSAAFGAGLTWAASYIKWGERVTPIAVSDAALPECDKTGLELVAPAVAACKAAE
- a CDS encoding leucyl aminopeptidase family protein; amino-acid sequence: MSALIRHSSTGIPLSFIAKANLTDWLTEQPQSLQNWLSNCDFKNKGIALIADSESGSLEHVYCLVNDLNDFWLAGDLSTKLPAGCYQIQGDDTFVEQVALGFVLGGYEFSEYKEKASPRAQLAIADESLVKRLTEHASAINLVRDLVNTPAADMMPQHLSQVMADLADTFDGEFSEWVGDELLEQNYPTIHMVGRASENKPRLLDLRWGAKDAPQITLVGKGVCFDSGGLDLKPSSGMRNMKKDMGGAAHVIGLAQLIMAANLPIRLRVLVPAVENAVSRNAFRPGDVIKTRKGITVEIDNTDAEGRLVLCDALAEAQNDNPDLIVDFATLTGACRVALGTELPGFFANNRDVANKLIDAGESCHDPVWQLPLFDQYKALLKSDVADIANCASTPFGGAITAALYLKEFIEPSTPWVHFDVMAWNVRSLPGRPAGGEALGIRAVFNYLQDRFQ
- a CDS encoding oxidoreductase-like domain-containing protein, with translation MDQKQLKDEQKPTKPASDECCGGGSCCPCVWDEYKEKLQQWQLLNDKQQTK
- a CDS encoding sulfotransferase gives rise to the protein MLLEKANQLLAENKLKEAEFHFKTILDAEPENGQALFGLGRIALRLERYDAAVYLLQRACERLPHMLEPLHALADAFNGVHSPQDAVTVLEYAKSIASHNPEPHYYLAQHYLTYGELDKAYNILKHALTMGNYPVKAYILFELVQFARFNNEQNYINELHHFLTLTDNVRLKMVCYYALGKSYDVLGDTQQAFDYYKLANKFQSKLTQFKTAELVPFYQRVIEQSHAQLIASRDKTFKGTVTPIFIIGMPRSGSTLIEQMLTSHSDFASLGEDASISNQVVAYIEQKTQRPYPDCLAELDQGLINTARNIYIERLKQAPVVRPFMINKLPSNYQSLGLIYLLFPNAKFINMQRDYNAIAWSVFSNYFAENEPYFCSLPEFKQYCDLYQQLMAHWHNVMPEAIFDLSYEELVRESEQTLTALCKFLNIEYNKQFLTFYKSKKPVATLSKTAVRQPLNDKAIDKYKRYESAMHTLMNEPQTSSADQQTDQNAPVGE
- a CDS encoding TonB-dependent receptor; translation: MKFKNSALQQAIKFALATTTAGLFVSGSVIAAEEATEETKVNKNVEKIAVVGTRSAPRSIGDSPVPIDIIGGEELDKGGNTDMLELLKGSVPSFNVHQNPISDAASLVRPANLRGLPSDSTLVLVNGKRRHRASVIAFLGGGINDGAQGADISVIPSIALKQVEVLRDGAAAQYGSDAIAGVMNFVLKDASEGGSFEIRQGEYYEGDGDTTQISGNVGLPFTDSGFANLSFQYKTADATSRSVQRPDAAALNAAGVPEVSSLAQVWGAPEVDDDISIFGNIGLDISNTAQFYMFGNYSERDVRGGFYYRNPHTRPGVYSNDGGETLLVGDLTGDMSGNCPTDIMIDDNVLDNQRYIDLVANNPDCFAFNEMLPGGFTPNFGGNITDTALTIGTKGEITSGFLEGAYYDLSGTVGYNESRYFIYDTINASLGPDSPRDFSPGKYSQLEKNFNADLSKGFDFGLAYDVNVAGGLEWHEETFTVVSGDVASFTAGPLTEQGFGIGSNGFPGFKPSDAGEYTRRNYAAYVDVEAPFTDDFLMGLALRYEDYDTFGSTTNYKLTAQYHLTEDLNIRGSISTGFRAPTVGQANVSNVQTNLSSGVLVDSALLPPTNPIAVQLGGTELQPEESQSYTFGAVWTIGDLFFTIDYYNIQVDDRISQSDKIELSQADKDTLEAAGVPNVQNLAQVSFFTNDFDTTTQGVDAVANYSTELLGGSSTFSLAYNWNDTEVTKSSPITGEFKVSRLENDLPNHRATLSWAQQWENFSAFTRVNYYGEYQGVHVDYDATAKTADAAVTIDAEVTYFLTEEISLSVGATNLFDQEAEKLDFFDRTGIPNNNWGGKYYETSPYGINGGFYYVKATYTF
- a CDS encoding alpha/beta hydrolase, whose amino-acid sequence is MTIKQESVFIKLAESQTLHLRRISKTDTKGPAVFFMHGAVENGKIFYTHSNKGLAPFLAEHGYVCYVADLRGRGESKPAISKHAKYGQTEAILEDIPAFLDKIKQLEGEPARYWVAHSWGGVLMNSVFARFPELINDVKACGYFGSKRSLYNHHPSKYIQGNLIWYGLAPLIARKHGFVPAKKLKWGSDDETRKSHYQSMQWAKRKPWVDTDDGFDYAKALADKALPPIMHVAGIKDKALCQPIDIAKFMEESGTGKQTMTIYGRKFGHKVDYDHINMLTHPQARFDQFVDLLNWFEAHS